The DNA sequence TGTGCGCAGGCGAGGGCGCATTAGACAGAGACCATGACGAATACCCCTCCGGTTTCCAGACCCGCACGAAAGCGCCGCGCACCGCGCGTCTTTGGTCGTGAAAAGGCGACTGCCCTGTTCTCGGCGCTCGCCCGGGACCGGCCGGACCCGCGTACTGAACTCGATTTCGTAAATCCCTTCACCCTGGTTGTGGCCGTGGCCCTGTCGGCCCAGGCGACGGATGTCGGCGTCAACAAGGCCACCGCCCGCCTGTTCAAGGTGGCAGACACGCCCGAGAAGATGCTGGCGCTCGGCGAGGCCGGTGTCGCCAAATACATCCGTACGATCGGCCTGTGGCGCAACAAGGCCAGGAACGTGGTTGCGCTCAGTCGCATGCTGATTGAGGAGTTTGACGGCAACGTTCCGCAAACCCGGGAAGAATTGGTGCGGCTGCCGGGCGTCGGGCGCAAAACGGCCAATGTCGTGCTCAACGAGGCCTTCGGCCAGCCCACCATCGCCGTGGACACGCATATCTTCCGGGTCAGCAACCGCACCGGCCTTGCCCCCGGAAAGACGCCGGACGCCGTGGAGGCCGGGCTGGAACGCGCCACACCGCCCGAATTCAAGAAAGGCGCGCATCACTGGTTGATCCTGCACGGCCGCTATGTCTGCAAGGCCCGCAAGCCCGAATGCTGGCACTGCGCCATTGCGGACCTCTGTCGCTACACGCCGAAGACGCCGGATCCGGCAAATGTCTCCTCGCTCGGGCCGCGATCCCGCTGACGAGCCGGACTGTGGCCTGCCTGCCATGCGGGCAGGGTGCCACCAGTTTGCCCCAATTTAACCAAAACAGGGCCATCTCCGACCGACACGGCCTCGTGCCTGTACAAACACGGAGTGAACCGCATGATCCGCATGGAAAACCTGCTCGTCGGCGCCACGGCCCTGGGCCTTGTCTTCGCCGCCCCCGCATCGGCTGACGAGAATGGCTGGAGCGGCGAAGCCGCACTCAGCGCCGGCCTGACCACGGGCAACACGGAAACCTCGGAAGCAGGCCTCGGCATCGATGTCGACCGGGATGCCGGCGCCTGGAATTTCGGGCTGCAGATCTCGGGCGACTATGGCAAGGAAGACGGCGTCGAGAGCCGCAATCGCTATTTCCTGGCTGGCGACATAGAGCATGACTTCAACGACACGATGTTCACCTTCGGACGCGCGTCCTATGAGGTGGACCAGTTCACGGGTTTCGACAGCCGCACCTTCATCGGCGGCGGTGTCGGCTGGTATGTTCTTGATGATGAAGACCACAACTGGACGGTTCGCGGCGGTCCAGGTCTGAAGATCGACGAGGTCAAGCGCCAGATCACGACCGATAGTACCGGCGCGGTGCTGATCATTCCGGCAAGCACGGAGGAATCCCTCGGCGCCGTGGCGCAGTCCGAATATTTCTATGCGTTCAATGATGCCGTTTCGCTCAGCAACAAGACCAATCTTGTCTATGGTCAGGAATCCACACAGATCGGCAACGTCATCGCGCTCACGGCCGCGCTCAACGGCCATCTGGCAGCGCGCATCTCCTTCGACGTGCGCCATGATACCTCGCCACAGCCAACTTATGAAGCGACTGACACGGCGACGAAGTTCTCGCTCGTCTACACGTTGGGCGAATAGAGCCTAGCCGGACTTCAGGCGCGCGGCGACGGCGCGCGCCAGTCTTTCTCCGAGGCGCGGTCCCTGTTCCGGATACAGATAGGGTTCGATCAGTTCGAGTTCCATCAGGCGCAGGGATCCGTCCGGATGACGCAGCATGTCGACCCGCGCATACAGGGGCGTGTCATCCAGCGTCGACAGGATTTTGTGCGCCGCATCCAGATCCGCACGCATTGGCTGGATCGGGTCTTCATGGCCGCCATAGGCCGACTGAATCCGGTAATCGCCTGCCTTGGCGCGCTTCAACAGGGCGTGCGACAATTCCCCGTCCACAAAGACAAAGCTCAATTCGCCTTCGGTCCGGATTGTCGGCAGGAAGGGTTGCACCATCATCCTGTGCGGCATGTCCGGCATCGGGTCTCCGGCGCTCAGCAAATGCTGGCCTGAAGCCCCAGCGCCGACCTGGCGCTTGAATACCAGCCTGTCTTCGCCGAGTTCCCGGAATGCGGCCTGATAGAGATCCGGCGTCATGTCGTCGATCCAGAGAGTCGGGATGAGATTGGCGCCCCGCTTGGCCAGGTCCTTCAGATAGGTCTTGTCACTGTTCCAGCGCACAAGTGCCGACGGATTGAACAGCGCCGTATGGCGCTCGATCGTCTCCAGCGTTTCCAGAAAGTCCGTCTGACGGTCCCAGTAATCCCATGTCGTACCGATCAGCGCAGCATCATAGTCTGACCAGTCCGCACGCTCGTCGTCCCAGCAGATATCCGTGATCGTCATGCCGCGTTCGGCAAACTCCGGTCGCAGGGCGCGCATCATGTAATCATGTTCGAATGCATCGGCGCGACGGATGGGAGAACCGGGTTGTGTGACTTGTGAGGAGAGGTAGGCAATCTTCATCCGACCGCCTTTAGCATGTGCCGCAGTTGCGTCCAGACCGCTCCTCTGGCAGTCCGCGTGGGCACATGAGGGAAACTGTGAAATGAGTGAAATCCGCTTCGAAGTCGTCGGCCTTGGCAATGCGATTGTTGATGTCCTGTCCCGGACAGATGACGCCTTCCTCCAGTCCAGGGGGATCGCCCGCAATGTGATGACCCTGATTGATGAAGATCGGGCGCATGAGCTGACAGCAGCCGCGGTCAACCCGGTGTTCACGTCCGGGGGCAGTGGCGCCAACACCATTGCCGGACTCGCCAGTTTCGGTGCCAGCGCTGCCTATATCGGAAAGGTGGCCAAGGATGAGCTTGGCAGCCAGTTCACGCGCGAAATGGCGGCAACCGGTGTGCCATTTGCCACCAAGCCACTCGAGAGCGGTCCGGCCACGGCGCGCAGCATCATCTTCGTTACGGATGACGGCGCGCGCAGCATGAACACATTTCTCGGCGCATCGGTCATGTTCACCAAGCATGATGTCGACGAGGAGACCGTCAAGGCCGGCAAGATCCTGTATCTCGAAGGGTACCTCTTCGACCGGGAAGAGGCGAAGGAAGCCTTTGTCTTCGCATCAGAAGTCGCGCGGGCGGCCGGTCGCAAGGTTGCGCTGACCCTGTCGGACAAATTCTGCGTGGATCGCCATCGTGCCAGTTTCCTCCAGCTGGTCCGGAACAATGTCGACATTGTCTTCGCGAACGAAGAAGAATTGCTGTCCCTCTACGAGACCGAGGATTTCGATACCGCCCTGGCCGCCTTGCAAGCCGACACGGCAATCGCTGCCGTGACTCGCAGCGAAAAGGGATCGGTCGTGATCGGGGCTGGAGAACCGATCACCGTGCAGGCTGAACCGGTCGCAAAGGTGGAAGACACAACCGGCGCCGGTGATCAGTATGCCGCTGGCTTCCTGTTCGGCATGTCACGCGGCCTGCCGCTCGAAACCTGCGCCCGTCTGGGCCACATCGCCGCCGCGGAAGTGATTTCGCACATGGGCCCGCGTCCGGAACAATCCTACAGGGCCCTCGCCGAGAAGGCCGGCATTCACGCCTGAGCCTTCAGGGCCTCCTCGGCATAGTCGAGGCGGTCGTGTCCGAAGAACATCTCGTCGCCGACAAAGAAGGTCGGCGCGCCGAATGCGCCGCGTGCGATCGCTGATTCCGTATTGGCCTTCATGGCGTCCTGGTTCGCAGGGGCTTCGGCCAGAGCCTTGATCTGGTCGAAATCGAACCCTTCTGCGTCGCACATGGCTGCGACCGAGGCGTCATCATCGGGTTTCAGCGGAGTCGGTGCGGCCCACATATGCTTGAAACAGGCATCGATGAAACGCTTCTGTTCCGAGGGGGTGTTCTGCGAGCCGCATGCGGCACGCAACAACAGGCGGGTGCTGACCATGGGGAAGTGGGGGTTCATTCGGAAGGGCAGGCTGTAGCGTCTTGTGCAGCGCTGCAGGTCCTTCATCATGTACGCGCCCTTGGCGGCGACCATGCCGGGTGGCCGGTTTCCGGTCGCCTGCATCACTGCGCCGAGAAAGATCGGCCGAAAATCGATTTCGGCGCCGGTCCGTTCCGAAATTTCTTGCACGGCCGCATTGGCCACGTAGGAGAATGGGCTGATAAAGTCGAAACAGAACTCAAGCTTGCCTGCCATGGAAGTCTCCAGAAGTAAGTGTCGTTTTGGAACTATGGCAAATCAGTATAGGTGTGTCAGCATGAAATGGTCTGATCTTTCAGAAAACTGGTGTCCAGTGGCGCGCACCCTGTCCGTGGTCGGCGACCGCTGGACGATGCTGATTCTGCGCGACTGTTTCCTCGGCATGTCCCGCTTCGAGCAGTTTATCGCGTCCAGCGGCATGACACGGCACATTCTCGCAGACCGGCTGAAGCGACTGGTCGAAGCCGGCGTGCTGGAACGCCGGGCCTATACGACCACGCCCAAACGATTCGATTATGTCCTGACAGAGAAGGGCAAGGAGCTGGCACCAGCCCTTCTGACGCTCAGGGATTGGGGCAAGAAACACATGCCGGTGCGCCGGGCGACATCGGCCTAGTCTTCCAGCAGGGCTTCGGCCTTTTTCTGAACCGCGCCATAGTCGATCTTGCCGGTGCCGAGCACCGGAATCTCGTCGACATGGTAGACCCGCTTGGGCACCGACAATTCCGGCACGCCGTGATTCTTGGCCCAGGCGAGAATGTCTTCGCGATTGCTGCTCGGCGTGTCACTCAGCAGGATCACCTGCTCTCCCTTCCGGGGATCCGGCAGGGTCACAGCTGCGTGCAGATTGTCCGGCCAGATCGCGCTGGCGCAGTTTTCCACAACAGCGAGGGACACCATCTCACCGCCGATCTTGGCGAAGCGTTTGACCCGGCCAAGGATGCGGATCGATCCGTCATCATCAATGGCCACGATATCGCCGGTGTCATGCCAGCCGCCTTCTGGGCGTTCCAGCACGCCGGGATTGGCCGGTCGCAGATACCCCATCATGATGTTGGGGCCTTTCACGTGAAGGCGGCCACCTTCCTCGATCCCGTCCACCGGGACGAGGCGTGACTCCATGCCGGACATCAGGCAGCCCACGGTGCCGGGCCGGTTGTGCTCCCACTGGTTCGCCGCGATGACTGGCGATGCTTCAGTGGCGCCATAACCTTCGAGAATCTCGATCTCGAATTTCCGGCGCACCAACGCGCGGGTTTCATCCTTGACGCGTTCAGCCCCGCATACGGCAAGGCGGATCGAATCCATGTCGCCGTCACTGCCGATCCGCGCATATTGGGAAATGAACGTGTCGGTCGCCAGGAGAATGGTCGACTGGCTGGCCCGGATACGCCGCACGATTTCGCGGGGTTGAAGCGGGGAAGGGTGAAACACGACCGGAATGCCGGCGACGAGCGGCAGCACGGCGCCCACAGTCAGGCCGAAGCAATGGAAGGTCGGCAGAGGATTGAACAGCTTGTCGGTTTCCGGAGACAGCCCGATATGCGCCCGCACCTGTTCGACATTCGCCATGACGTTCTCATGGCTCAGCACGACACCTTTTGGTTCGCCTTCGGTCCCGGAAGTAAACAGCATGACGCCAGGGGATTTGTATCTCGATTGCTTGCGAACCAGACCCGGCAAGATCGAGCCGGCGGCAGCGACCACCTTGTCCTTGAGGGACAGGTTCTCGCGCACATCCTCAAGATAGACGATTTCAGCCGCATCGGAGAGATCTTCGATGAGGGGTTCCAGTCCGCCAAGTTCGACAAAGCGATGAGCCGTCACGATGCGTTTGATCTGGCCGGCCTTGAGCGCGGCCTTCAAATTGCGGGAACCGGCGGTGAAATTGAGCATGGCCGGGACGCGATTGAAGGCGCTGAGGGCAAAGAAGCCGATGACGGCGCCCGCGCCGCTGGGCAGCATCACACCAATGGCTTCGCCCGCCTTCGTGCCGCTGCGCAGGGCAGACCCGAGGGCCAGCGCAGCCTGAATGATTTCCTTGTAGGTGAGTTCGCGCTCGTCCCCGTCGATCAGGACGGTTTTCGCAGCTCCGAACTCTCTCCGGGCGCGAAAAAGGGCGCTGAACAGGTCGGTACGGGTGCGGGATGGTTGATATGGCAAAGGTGCCGGGATGGTCTGTCCGGTCATGACGGCCTTCGTTTCCTCCGAGGCATTGCCCCTGTTTTCTGTAACAATCTGTCATTTATCGACACTGTCGCAAGCCCTATTGCAAGATTGCATAAACACTCTGCAGTGTATTTCCCTTGATGAAACAGTCGGTCACGTCCATTTTCCCGCCATGGCAAATCTCATCGATCTGACACCGAACACGCGCAAGCACAGGCACCCGGAAAAGCAGTCCCGCCCGGACACGCCGCTGCTCCGCAAACCCGACTGGATTCGGGTGAAGGCCCCGACATCGAAGGGATATGCCGAGACGCGCGAAATCGTGAAGTCGAACGGGCTCGTCACGGTCTGTGAAGAAGCCGGGTGCCCCAATATCGGCGAGTGCTGGGACAAGAAGCACGCGACCATGATGATTCTCGGCGAGATCTGCACGCGCGCTTGCAGCTTCTGCAACGTCTCGACCGGCAAGCCGCTGACTCCCGGCAAGGTGGACGAGGATGAGCCCCGCCGCGTGGCGGATGCCGTGGCCGAGATGGGGCTGCAACATGTCGTGATCACGTCCGTTGATCGGGATGACCTCGTGGATGGCGGCGCGATGCATTTCGTGAACACGATCGAGGCTATTCGCCGGACATCGCCGGGCACGACCATTGAAATTCTGACACCGGATTTCCTGCGCAAGGATGGCTGGGAAAATCGCGTAATTGATGCGCGGCCGGACGTGTTCAACCACAATCTCGAAACCGTGCCGCGCCTGTACCTGTCGATTCGCCCGGGCGCGCGCTATTTCCACTCCCTGCGCCTGCTGCAAAAGGTGAAGGACCGCGATCCGCAGCAATTCACGAAATCCGGCCTTATGGTCGGTCTTGGCGAAACCAAGGAAGAAGTGATGCAGGTGATGGACGACATGCGATCTGCCGGCGTCGACTTCCTGACCATCGGTCAGTACCTGCAACCGACGCGAAAGCATGCCGCGATCGACCGCTACGTGTCTCCGGAAGAGTTCAAGGCCTATGAGGAAATTGCCCGTGCCAAGGGATTCCTGATGGTGTCTGCTTCACCGCTGACGCGCTCGTCTCATCATGCCGGTGAAGACTTCGCCCGGCTGCGGGCGGCGCGGGACGCTCAACTGGCCGCTGCCACTGCCTAGGCATGCCGCATTTCTCCAAATCCGTGCACGTGCCTTTCAGCGGGACGCAGGCGTTCGAGCTGGTTTCCGACATTGCGGCCTATCCTGATTTCATCAAATGGATCACTGCCATGCGCGTGTCTGAAATGATGGCCGCGCAGGATGGCAGTTTCACCTGTCTCGGAGAGGCTGCAGTCGGCTTCAAGGGGTTCGTCGAACGGTTCACCACACGGGTCGAAGCGGACCCGAATGCAGGATCCGTGGTTGCCTCCCTGGTGAAGGGGCCGTTTCGGAAACTGCGCGCGGAATGGAAGATCCTCGCCTCCAATGATGCCGGGTCCGACATCTCTCTGGCCATCG is a window from the Hyphomonas sp. genome containing:
- the nth gene encoding endonuclease III; the encoded protein is MTNTPPVSRPARKRRAPRVFGREKATALFSALARDRPDPRTELDFVNPFTLVVAVALSAQATDVGVNKATARLFKVADTPEKMLALGEAGVAKYIRTIGLWRNKARNVVALSRMLIEEFDGNVPQTREELVRLPGVGRKTANVVLNEAFGQPTIAVDTHIFRVSNRTGLAPGKTPDAVEAGLERATPPEFKKGAHHWLILHGRYVCKARKPECWHCAIADLCRYTPKTPDPANVSSLGPRSR
- a CDS encoding YdiY family protein, with protein sequence MIRMENLLVGATALGLVFAAPASADENGWSGEAALSAGLTTGNTETSEAGLGIDVDRDAGAWNFGLQISGDYGKEDGVESRNRYFLAGDIEHDFNDTMFTFGRASYEVDQFTGFDSRTFIGGGVGWYVLDDEDHNWTVRGGPGLKIDEVKRQITTDSTGAVLIIPASTEESLGAVAQSEYFYAFNDAVSLSNKTNLVYGQESTQIGNVIALTAALNGHLAARISFDVRHDTSPQPTYEATDTATKFSLVYTLGE
- a CDS encoding adenosine kinase, which translates into the protein MSEIRFEVVGLGNAIVDVLSRTDDAFLQSRGIARNVMTLIDEDRAHELTAAAVNPVFTSGGSGANTIAGLASFGASAAYIGKVAKDELGSQFTREMAATGVPFATKPLESGPATARSIIFVTDDGARSMNTFLGASVMFTKHDVDEETVKAGKILYLEGYLFDREEAKEAFVFASEVARAAGRKVALTLSDKFCVDRHRASFLQLVRNNVDIVFANEEELLSLYETEDFDTALAALQADTAIAAVTRSEKGSVVIGAGEPITVQAEPVAKVEDTTGAGDQYAAGFLFGMSRGLPLETCARLGHIAAAEVISHMGPRPEQSYRALAEKAGIHA
- a CDS encoding 2-hydroxychromene-2-carboxylate isomerase — its product is MAGKLEFCFDFISPFSYVANAAVQEISERTGAEIDFRPIFLGAVMQATGNRPPGMVAAKGAYMMKDLQRCTRRYSLPFRMNPHFPMVSTRLLLRAACGSQNTPSEQKRFIDACFKHMWAAPTPLKPDDDASVAAMCDAEGFDFDQIKALAEAPANQDAMKANTESAIARGAFGAPTFFVGDEMFFGHDRLDYAEEALKAQA
- a CDS encoding helix-turn-helix domain-containing protein, with protein sequence MKWSDLSENWCPVARTLSVVGDRWTMLILRDCFLGMSRFEQFIASSGMTRHILADRLKRLVEAGVLERRAYTTTPKRFDYVLTEKGKELAPALLTLRDWGKKHMPVRRATSA
- a CDS encoding AMP-binding protein, which codes for MTGQTIPAPLPYQPSRTRTDLFSALFRARREFGAAKTVLIDGDERELTYKEIIQAALALGSALRSGTKAGEAIGVMLPSGAGAVIGFFALSAFNRVPAMLNFTAGSRNLKAALKAGQIKRIVTAHRFVELGGLEPLIEDLSDAAEIVYLEDVRENLSLKDKVVAAAGSILPGLVRKQSRYKSPGVMLFTSGTEGEPKGVVLSHENVMANVEQVRAHIGLSPETDKLFNPLPTFHCFGLTVGAVLPLVAGIPVVFHPSPLQPREIVRRIRASQSTILLATDTFISQYARIGSDGDMDSIRLAVCGAERVKDETRALVRRKFEIEILEGYGATEASPVIAANQWEHNRPGTVGCLMSGMESRLVPVDGIEEGGRLHVKGPNIMMGYLRPANPGVLERPEGGWHDTGDIVAIDDDGSIRILGRVKRFAKIGGEMVSLAVVENCASAIWPDNLHAAVTLPDPRKGEQVILLSDTPSSNREDILAWAKNHGVPELSVPKRVYHVDEIPVLGTGKIDYGAVQKKAEALLED
- the lipA gene encoding lipoyl synthase encodes the protein MANLIDLTPNTRKHRHPEKQSRPDTPLLRKPDWIRVKAPTSKGYAETREIVKSNGLVTVCEEAGCPNIGECWDKKHATMMILGEICTRACSFCNVSTGKPLTPGKVDEDEPRRVADAVAEMGLQHVVITSVDRDDLVDGGAMHFVNTIEAIRRTSPGTTIEILTPDFLRKDGWENRVIDARPDVFNHNLETVPRLYLSIRPGARYFHSLRLLQKVKDRDPQQFTKSGLMVGLGETKEEVMQVMDDMRSAGVDFLTIGQYLQPTRKHAAIDRYVSPEEFKAYEEIARAKGFLMVSASPLTRSSHHAGEDFARLRAARDAQLAAATA
- a CDS encoding type II toxin-antitoxin system RatA family toxin encodes the protein MPHFSKSVHVPFSGTQAFELVSDIAAYPDFIKWITAMRVSEMMAAQDGSFTCLGEAAVGFKGFVERFTTRVEADPNAGSVVASLVKGPFRKLRAEWKILASNDAGSDISLAIDYDFKNPFIGMLAKANQELAVSKILSAFLAEADRRYGQGA